The Aspergillus luchuensis IFO 4308 DNA, chromosome 7, nearly complete sequence genome has a segment encoding these proteins:
- a CDS encoding uncharacterized protein (COG:S;~EggNog:ENOG410PTJQ;~antiSMASH:Cluster_7.1), giving the protein MDASPLSGDNGHKFVGAPEGVDVAGDYGTPSLLFIYYNQPVSDKHRKAVQELRHDLETWNAFELGRAESQVNELMQKGNLPTDDYNESRVRRTDYRSKAIQYLRKEHESW; this is encoded by the coding sequence ATGGACGCGTCTCCCTTGTCTGGTGATAATGGACACAAATTCGTGGGCGCTCCagagggagtggatgtggcTGGTGACTATGGCACCCCTAGTCTCCTCTTCATTTACTACAATCAGCCGGTCTCCGACAAGCATCGCAAGGCAGTGCAGGAGTTGAGACATGACCTGGAGACCTGGAACGCCTTTGAACTTGGGCGCGCTGAATCCCAGGTCAATGAATTGATGCAGAAGGGAAATCTGCCAACCGACGACTACAACGAATCGCGCGTCAGACGCACCGACTATCGCAGCAAGGCGATCCAGTATCTGCGCAAGGAGCACGAATCCTGGTGA
- a CDS encoding uncharacterized protein (COG:E;~EggNog:ENOG410PHHD;~InterPro:IPR013057;~PFAM:PF01490;~TransMembrane:11 (i58-77o83-103i134-154o160-181i188-212o232-253i265-286o306-327i347-367o379-401i413-435o);~antiSMASH:Cluster_7.1), whose product MSTLDVKDIETGPGRRVEEDGGMWENDIVKTPSVEKDPFGNEAVGEVHYKTLDWWQSGMLMIAETVSLGVLSLPATVAEVGLIPAIILIVGMGIIATYSGYVIGQFRARYPFIHSMADAGEVLCGRYGRMFTEFAQLVFFMFASGSHLVTFTVMMNTLTNHGTCSVVFGVVGLVLSFACSLPRTMKNVSWLAVTSFISIFSAVLITMIGVAVEHPHPAPMQLTRSTSFVKGFSAVTNIAFAYCGHPAFFGFIAEMKDPKDFPKSLCMLQGFEIVFYTVASAVIYRYAGQNVTSPALGSAGIIVRKVAYGIAIPTIVIAGVVLGHVAIKNVYVRLFRGTDVMHKRSALGVGAWIGLAAGYWIIAWVIAEAIPVFSDLVSLVSALFASWFSFGLPGVFWLYMYWGNYFTSVRKTLLTLANLALFGIGATICVCGLWVSGLSISSDSSGSSFSCANNA is encoded by the exons ATGTCGACCTTGGACGTGAAGGATATTGAGACTGGACCGGGTCGCCGggtcgaagaagatggaggcaTGTGGGAGAATGATATCGTGAAGACACCTTCCGTGGAGAAGGACCCCTTTGGAAATGAAGCTGTTGGAGAGGTTCACTATAAGACTCTCGACTGGTG GCAATCTGGCATGC TGATGATCGCCGAGACTGTGTCACTGGGTGTTTTGTCTCTTCCCGCCACCGTGGCTGAGGTTGGCTTGATCCC tgccatcatcctcatcgtcggcatGGGCATCATCGCCACCTACTCTGGCTATGTCATTGGACAGTTTCGGGCCAGGTATCCCTTCATCCACAGCATGGCTGATGCCGGTGAAGTCTTGTGTGGCCGCTACGGTCGCATGTTCACGGAATTCGCTCAGCTGGTGTTCTTCATGTTCGCGTCTGGTAGTCACTTGGTGACCTTCACTGTCATGATGAACACCCTTACCAACCACGGAACCTGCTCTGTCGTGTTTGGTGTCGTCGGCTTGGTGCTTTCCTTCGCCTGCTCTCTCCCTCGTACCATGAAGAACGTTTCATGGCTGGCCGTGACTT CCTTCATCAGTATTTTCTCGGCTGTCTTGATCACCATGATTGGAGTCGCTGTTGAACACCCGCACCCTGCGCCCATGCAGCTCACCCGCTCGACTTCTTTCGTCAAGGGCTTCTCAGCTGTCACCAACATCGCTTTTGCCTACT GTGGTCATCCTGCCTTCTTCGGTTTCATCGCTGAGATGAAGGATCCCAAGGACTTCCCCAAGTCCCTCTGCATGTTGCAGGGCTTTGAAATCGTCTTCTACACGGTCGCATCCGCCGTCATCTATCGCTACGCCGGTCAGAACGTCACTTCCCCCGCCCTGGGCTCCGCCGGTATCATCGTCCGTAAGGTCGCCTATGGCATTGCCATTcccaccatcgtcatcgcggGTGTCGTCCTGGGACACGTTGCCATCAAGAACGTCTACGTCCGCCTGTTCCGCGGTACGGATGTCATGCACAAGCGCAGTGCCCTGGGTGTCGGTGCCTGGATTGGACTTGCTGCGGGCTACTGGATCATCGCCTGGGTGATTGCCGAGGCCATCCCTGTCTTTAGCGATCTTGTCAGCTTGGTCAGCGCATTGTTTGCTAGTTGGTTTTCAT TCGGTCTGCCCGGTGTCTTCTGGCTGTACATGTACTGGGGCAACTACTTCACCTCTGTCCGCAAAACGCTCCTTACCCTCGCCAACTTGGCCTTGTTCGGCATTGGCGCCACCATCTGTGTCTGTGGTCTCTGGGTCTCCGGACTCTCGATCTCCAGTGACAGCTctggcagcagcttctcctgcGCCAATAATGCCTAA
- a CDS encoding uncharacterized protein (antiSMASH:Cluster_7.1) — protein sequence MNKKVEQELRGRLESKENLPAQFGVVLRIINRIIAARKQEDMQQYHFTNVEVCADGRENPVVKSTMFRVYEEGGEDERGSVKVKIDYVNHRCQFNREHWARARHNVEDFIKEGEKIRRAMTLNFCVDA from the exons ATGAACAAGAAGGTCGAACAGGAGCTGCGCGGGCGGCTGGAATCCAAGGAAAACCTGCCGGCACAGTTTGGCGTTGTCTTGCGCATCATCAACCGCATCATTGCTGCACGCAAGCAAGAAGACATGCAGCAGTACCATTTCACCAATGTGGAAGTGTGTGCTGATGGCAGGGAAAATCCTG TGGTCAAGTCTACAATGTTCCGGGTCTACGAAGAgggcggggaggatgagagaggaTCTGTCAAAGTCAAGATCGACTATGTCAACCATCGTTGCCAGTTCAACAGGGAGCATTGGGCCAGGGCACGACACAACGTCGAGGACTTCAtcaaagaaggagagaaaatcCGCCGGGCTATGACACTGAACTTTTGTGTGGATGCCTAA
- a CDS encoding fungal specific transcription factor domain-containing protein (COG:S;~EggNog:ENOG410PMUI;~InterPro:IPR007219;~PFAM:PF04082;~TransMembrane:6 (i198-221o241-257i278-306o312-330i537-556o571-588i);~go_function: GO:0003677 - DNA binding [Evidence IEA];~go_function: GO:0008270 - zinc ion binding [Evidence IEA];~go_process: GO:0006351 - transcription, DNA-templated [Evidence IEA]), with amino-acid sequence MRTVSLANDLASRAYPAISERHDCTEVSKPSAIALVKGTFPGEPIDSIPALLELGRKAGYEMPKLDLPQQTGDAQRFELPSPEGADQILTRDGNGSDQHGCIGSGQRPPQLVKDSRGHSHYIGPSASLAFFADLRSLVSEQQPSSCFAADTLTESLETRQSSSMLSMSTVDTNLAPIARDQESSLVKEQLHRMPRDRLLAIINAFFYSVNANFPLLDRGYFYNKLESYIYPVSHTEGLDDGWVACIHAALAFGCWILEDDARFDADELTMLKPRCWNLARGALASLLTTCTVSNIQALLLMALFLHNNNDRNAAWTLTGSAARIAIALGLHRSDIDESLRLTEQDSRRRVWSTLFTVEQFLCLCLGRPSVIDGREVTLGPAPEESATAFPSHTSHHQVATDLQRQVSRLRDAIAFLHQPAFPVSSTDTPVTDPVSLLTGLKTWETNIPTYLIIPSAILDSCTIPQAAVLETFVSGYPPAQLRPTVLLHLTYNNLLIQLTRPYLLTVISMSRRHTPKQQYPWATPHDTSKDVQKSAEYLASSCVTAAMRIVNLLTLIEHANRVNGKTSLDLFYGYSAGMVLLLRQLWVMPPDLPMSMWQLEDAAQRDLRCQVTRLQSLMQENAECPTMQRFKSVLQKFDEAVLANGQRMRIGNDEVASLDVAQEEGIEPLSTSQLQFPSVGGTNSDLYGTMLGSPSLWQDSLQTITQYSLDWSNFEQFLGSMNVA; translated from the exons ATGAGGACTGTGTCGCTTGCCAACGATCTGGCATCCCGTGCGTATCCAGCTATCAGCGAAAGACACGATTGTACGGAAGTGTCGAAACCATCCGCGATCG CACTTGTGAAAGGGACGTTTCCGGGTGAACCCATTGATAGTATCCCTGCTCTGTTGGAGCTGGGCCGGAAAGCCGGCTATGAAATGCCCAAGCTAGACCTCCCACAACAGACCGGGGATGCGCAGCGCTTTGAGCTACCGAGCCCAGAAGGTGCTGATCAGATTCTGACGCGTGATGGCAATGGTAGCGATCAACATGGGTGTATTGGGAGCGGCCAGCGCCCACCGCAGCTGGTCAAAGACAGCCGGGGCCATAGTCATTACATTGGGCCGTCAGCATCCCTTGCATTCTTTGCTGATCTTCGCAGCCTAGTATCGGAGCAACAGCCGTCCTCTTGCTTTGCTGCAGATACCTTGACGGAGTCTCTCGAGACTCGGCAAAGTTCTAGTATGTTGTCAATGTCAACTGTTGATACAAATCTGGCGCCAATTGCACGCGACCAAGAATCATCCCTTGTCAAGGAACAGCTGCATAGAATGCCCCGAGATCGTCTGCTGGCAATAATAAATGCTTTCTTTTACTCTGTGAATGCAAATTTCCCACTTTTGGACCGGGGATACTTCTATAACAAGCTTGAGTCCTACATCTATCCCGTCAGCCATACCGAGGGATTGGACGATGGTTGGGTGGCCTGTATCCATGCTGCTCTCGCCTTCGGCTGCTGGATCCTGGAGGATGACGCTAGATTTGATGCCGATGAACTAACCATGCTAAAACCTCGCTGCTGGAACCTCGCTCGAGGAGCTTTGGCCAGCTTGTTGACCACATGTACAGTCTCTAATATTCAAGCTCTTTTGCTTATGGCACTCTTCCtgcacaacaacaatgatcGGAATGCAGCGTGGACCCTAACAGGTAGTGCTGCGAGAATTGCAATTGCGTTAGGCTTGCATCGAAGCGATATTGATGAGAGCCTTCGTTTAACTGAACAAGACTCCCGAAGGCGAGTCTGGTCTACATTATTTACGGTTGAGCAATTTCTCTGCTTATGTTTGGGACGCCCAAGTGTAATTGACGGTCGGGAAGTAACCCTGGGACCTGCACCCGAAGAATCTGCTACTGCATTCCCCAGTCATACTAGCCATCACCAGGTGGCCACTGACCTTCAACGACAAGTCAGTCGACTCCGCGATGCGATCGCTTTCTTGCATCAGCCTGCTTTCCCTGTATCATCAACTGATACGCCGGTCACTGATCCAGTATCGCTCTTGACCGGGCTGAAAACTTGGGAAACTAACATACCAACTTATCTCATTATACCGTCTGCTATCTTGGATTCGTGCACCATTCCCCAAGCGGCAGTCCTGGAAACGTTCGTTTCTGGTTATCCACCGGCTCAACTACGGCCAACGGTTCTCCTCCATTTAACCTATAATAATCTCCTTATCCAGCTTACGCGGCCATATTTGCTTACAGTTATTTCAATGAGTCGAAGGCATACTCCAAAACAACAATACCCCTGGGCTACACCTCATGATACTTCGAAAGACGTGCAAAAGAGCGCTGAGTATCTGGCCTCCAGCTGTGTAACAGCAGCGATGCGGATTGTTAACCTTCTCACCCTAATTGAACATGCCAACAGGGTCAATGGAAAAACTAGCCTGGACCTTTTCTATGGGTACTCGGCTGGAATGGttctgctcctccgtcaGCTGTGGGTCATGCCCCCGGATCTTCCAATGTCTATGTGGCAGCTAGAAGACGCAGCCCAGCGTGATCTTCGATGTCAGGTGACAAGGTTGCAGTCCCTAATGCAAGAAAACGCGGAGTGTCCGACCATGCAGAGGTTTAAGTCAGTGCTTCAAAAGTTCGACGAAGCTGTTCTTGCGAACGGGCAACGGATGCGAATTGGAAATGATGAAGTTGCATCTTTGGACGTGGCGCAGGAGGAAGGCATAGAACCTTTGTCGACCTCACAGCTCCAATTTCCCAGCGTCGGTGGGACTAATAGCGACCTATATGGTACTATGTTAGGTAGCCCAAGCCTGTGGCAAGATTCCCTACAGACGATCACCCAATACAGTCTCGACTGGAGCAACTTTGAGCAATTTCTTGGCAGCATGAACGTGGCATAG